ACCTGAGAAGAACCGATTGAACCTCAGGGACAGCCTCCCAGTTGGCAACAAGGCCGATAGGCCCTTTGAGCGCGGAGATTGAGCATGTTCCTATCACGAATCGAACCCGTTACAGGCTTGGTTCTGACCTCATCAGCCCGCATGACCAGGGTGTTCCTCATCCTTTGGACTCCCCTTCTCTGGGGCGGCACCGGCGGCGTGGCAATCGCGGCCCAATCGCCAGCGGACAGCACTGCCCCAAGCGAATCTCGGGCCGAGGCGCAAGACGACAGCCTGATCGAGCATGCGCGCAAGCATGCCGATCCGAAATATGTCTGCCCCATGCATCCGCAGATCATCAAGAACGAACCCGGCACCTGCCCCATCTGCGGCATGGATCTGGTCGAGAAATGGCTCGACCCCATGACCGGCAAGCATCCGGAGGTAAGCCTGGCTTCTGCGGTGGTGCAAACGCTCGGGGTGCGCACGGCGGCGGCTGAGCGCGGCACCCTGTGGCGCTATATCCGCACCCTCGGGCGCGTGACCTATGACGAGACGCGCCTTGCGCATGTGCATCCGCGCGCGCCGGGCTGGATCGAGGCGCTCGACCTGCGCGCCGAGGGCGAGCCGGTGAAACAGGGAGAGACGCTGGCGGAGCTCTATGCGCCGCAGATATTGTCCGCCCAGGTCGATTTTCTGCTCTCGCGCGAAGGCGGCGGCCAACGCCGCATCAGCGCGGACAAGGCGCGCAATCTGCTGCGGCTGCTGGCGGTGCCGGACGATGTGATCGCCGCCATCGAGCGCGACGGCGAACCGCGCAACCGAGTTCCCATCCGCGCGCCCATGGACGGGATCGTCACCCACATCGCCGCGCGCGAGGGGATGTATGTCACCGAGGCCACCGAGATGTTTCGGGTGGCGGACTTAAGCCGCGTGTGGGTGATGGTCGATGTCTACGAGCACCAGATCGACTGGCTCAAGCCGGGCGCCGCAGCGGAGATGCGCGTGCCGGCGCGGCCTGGGCGGACATGGAAAGGCAAGGTCGACTATCTCTACCCAGAGCTGGACCCAAACACCCGCACCCTGCGCGTGCGCTTAATCTTCGACAACCCGGACCTGAGCCTGAAGCCGAATATGTTCGCCGATGTGGAGATCTTTGGTGGGCCCAAGAAGGAGGTGCTCAAGATCCCAGCCGAGGCGTTGATCATGACCGGCGAGCGCGAGAGCGTGGTGCTGGCGCTCGGCGACGGACGCTTCCAGCCGGTCGACGTGGTCACCGGCATGCAGCGTGATGGCGCGGTGGAGATTCTCTCCGGCCTTGAGGCGGGCGATCGCGTCGTGACCTCCGGGCAGTTCCTGATCGACTCAGAATCCAACCTGCAGGCGAGCTTCCAGCGCCTGACTGGGCCCGAGCCCGATGCCGAAGGCGCGGCAGCGGCCGGCGGACATGGAGCCCACTAGATGAAAGCGGTCATCGCCTGGTCGCTCAACAACCGCTTCCTGGTCCTGCTCGCCGCCCTGGCGCTGACGGCCTGGGGCTTATATTCACTCGCGCGCACGCCGCTGGATGCCATTCCCGATCTGTCCGACGTGCAGGTGATCGTCAAGACCAGCTTTCCCGGCCAGGCGCCGCGCGTGGTCGAGGAGCAGGTCACCTACCCCATCACCACCACCATGCTGTCGGTACCGGGTGCCAAGGCGGTGCGCGGCTACAGCTTTTTCGGCGACAGCTATGTCTATGTGATCTTCGAGGACGGCACCGACCTCTACTGGGCGCGCGCCCGGGTGCTCGAGTATTTGAATCAGGCTGCGGCCGATCTGCCGGACGGCGTGCAACCGCGTCTCGGCCCGGATGCCACCGGCGTGGGTTGGATCTACAGCTATGCGCTGGTCGACCGCACCGGTCAGCATGATCTGGCCGAGCTGACCAGCCTGCAAAACTGGTTTTTGAAGTTCGAGCTGCAATCCCTGCCCGGCGTGGCCGAGGTCGCAACCGTCGGTGGCATGGTGCGCCAGTATCAGATTGTGGTCGACCCGGAGAAGCTGCGCGGCTTCGGCATCCCGCTGCGGCAGGTCATCACAGCGGTGCAGAACGCCAACCGCGATGTCGGCGGCTCGGTGCTGGAACTGGCCGAGGCCGAATACATGGTGCGCACGCGCGGCTATCTGCGCTCGCTTGAGGATATCGAGTTAATCCCAGTGCGCACCAGCCCCGAGGGCACCCCGGTGCTGCTGCGCGACATCGCCCGAGTGCAGATCGGCCCCGAGATGCGCCGGGTGGTGGCAGACCTCGACGGCAAGGGCGAGATCACCGGCGGCATTATCGTGATGCGCTCGGGCGAGAATGCGCTGGCCACTATAGAGGCGGTCAAGAATCGGCTCGAGGCCCTGCGCGCGAGCTTGCCCGACGGGGTCGAGATCGTCGAGACCTACGACCGCTCCGGGCTGATTCTGGGTGCGGTGGACAACCTCAAGACCAAGCTGATTGAGGAATTCATTGTCGTCGCTCTGGTGTGCATCGCCTTTTTGTTCCATCTGCGCTCGGCGCTGGTGGTCATCATCAGCCTGCCGCTCGGCATTCTGGCGGCCTTCGTCATCATGCAACACCAGGGCATCAACGCCAACATCATGTCCTTAGGCGGCATTGCCATTGCCATCGGCGCCATGGTGGACGCGGCCATTGTGATGATCGAGAACGCCCACAAGCATCTTGAGCGTTGGGAGGTCGCGCATGGCGAGCGCCCGCGCGGCGAGGACCATTGGCGGGTGATCGGCGAAGCCGCGGCCGAGGTCGGCCCGGCGCTCTTCTTCAGCCTGCTGATCATCACCCTGAGCTTTCTGCCGGTCTTTACCCTGCAAGCTCAGGAAGGGCGGCTGTTCAGCCCGCTCGCCTTCACCAAGACCTATGCCATGGCCGCTGCGGCCGGGCTTGCGGTCACCCTGGTGCCGGTGCTGATGGGCTATCTGGTGCGCGGGCGCATCCCGAGTGAGACTGCCAATCCGCTCAACCGTGGGCTCATCTGGCTCTATCGCCCCGGCCTGCGCGCGGTGCTGCGCTGGCCGAAGCTGACCATCGGCGTCGCACTGCTGGCGGTCTTAAGCGCCGCTTGGCCGCTGAAACACATCGGCACCGAGTTCATGCCCGATCTCTATGAAGGCGACCTGATGTACATGCCGACCACCCTGCCGGGCATTTCCATCGGCAAGGCGCGGCAGCTGTTGCAGCAGACCGATCGGCTGATCGCCAGCCTGCCCGAGGTCGAGCGTGTCTTCGGCAAGATCGGTCGCGCCGATACCGCCACCGACCCGGCACCGCTGACCATGATCGAGACCCTGATTCAGCTCAAGCCCATGTCCGAGTGGCGTGACGGCATGACGTTGGACAAGCTGATCGACGAGCTGGACGCGACTGTCGACCTACCCGGCGTGACCAACGCCTGGGTCATGCCGATCAAAACCCGCATCGACATGCTGGCGACCGGCATCAAGACCCCGGTGGGCGTCAAGATCGCCGGTCCTGATCTGTCCGAGATCGAACGCATCGGCACCCAGGTCGAGCGTGCGGTGATGCAGGTGGATGGCACCACCTCGGCCTTCTCGGAGCGAGTCGCCGGTGGGCGCTATATCGAGATTCGCCCGGACCGGCTCGCCGCCGCGCGGGTGGGGCTGAATGTCAGCGACATCAATGATCTGGTTGCCGCCGCTATCGGTGGCATCAATGTCAGCCGCAGTGTGGAGGGACTGGAGCGCTATCCGATCAACATCCGCTTCCCGCGCGAGCAGCGCGACGATCTGCAAAAGCTGCGCGAGTTGCCCATCGTCACGCCTAGCGGCGCCCAGATTCCGCTCGAGCAGGTCGCCGAGGTGGTGATCACCGACGGCGCGCCCATGCTGAAGAGCGAGAACGCGCGCTTGAACGGCTGGACTTTCGTCGATATCCGCGGCCGCGACCTCGGGCGCTGGATCAGCGAGGCCAAGCAGGTGGTGGCCGAGCAGGTTGCGCTGCCGCCCGGCTATTCGCTCACCTGGTCCGGCCAGTATGAGTACATGCAGCGCGCCCAGGAGCGCCTGACCCTGGTGGTGCCGCTGACGCTGCTGATCATCTTCGTGCTGCTGTATCTGACCTTTGGCCGCGTATCAGAGGCGCTGCTGGTGATGCTGTCGCTGCCCTTCGCGCTGGTCGGTGGCCTGTGGTTGATCCATCTGCTCGACTACAACCTGTCGATTGCCGTCGCCGTCGGCTTCATCGCGCTCGCTGGTGTGGCGGTGGAGTTCGGCGTCATCATGCTGGTCTACCTCGACAACGCCCTGGCCGACGCCCGCCGCGCCGGAACTCTGGCAAGCGAGCAAGACCTGAAAGCCGCCATCGAGGAAGGCGCGGTGCTTCGCATTCGCCCCAAAGCCATGACGGTCGCGACCATCTTTGCAGGACTCTTGCCCATCATGCTCCAGGGCGGCGTCGGCTCAGAGGTTATGCGCCCCATCGCCGCCCCCATGGTCGGCGGTATGGTCACCGCGCCGCTGTTGAGTCTGTTCGTGCTGCCGGCGATATATTTGCTGTGGCGGCGGGCTGCGGTGCACTGAAGTCTGCCGAGACGCACGCAAGAAAGGATAAAACTTACCTGGCGACGCCACACCGGGAAGTGCCGAGAGATGTCAAAGCGGTGAACGGCGGCATCTGGGCTCGAGACAGGCAGAGGTCAGGACTTCAGCAGGAAAAACAGCCCCAATGCCGACGCGACGAGCAACACCAATGCCAACGCAAGCAGGATGGGGCCTCGCCATGCCGGCCTTGGCTGGTGTGTTGAATTTGCTCCGGATCGTGGATTTTCATCCTGTGGTTCCCAAGGCACTGATACTGGGCCGAAAGTCTGGTCACCGACCTTGGCCTGAGACATGTCGGGGGCCATTTCCGCATCCCCTTCATCCAGACCTATCGCCGTATCCAACTGAGTAATCGCCTCAGTATCCATGCCCCAGGTTGAACCGGAGCGCGGTTTGATATCGACGGGCTTAGCTGCGCGCAAACCGGCGGCGGCGGGGGTACTTGGCGTGACACCAAAAAGCTTCAGCCAGGCGGCAATGCTTTGCGGCCGTTCTGCCGTCTCCAGCTCGAGCCCGGCGCCGAGTGCATTCAGAAATTGCTCGCTACAGCGGTCCAACAGCGGCGTCTGCCAGCCATCCGGCAACGGACGTTGCATCGGCGGTTGACCGGTCAGGGCGTAATACCAGGTGGCGGCCATGCCATAGATATCGGTCCAGGGACCAACCTCGCCATGCAGAACCTGCTCGGGTGCTGCAAACTGGGGGGTTATCTGGCGGATGACGGTCTTTTCGCTGTCGGGATGCACCCAGCGCGCGGCACCGAAGTCGATCAGCAATGGGCTGCCGTCGTCGCGCAGCAGGATGTTGCTCGGCTTGATGTCGCGATGCCAGATTTGGCGGGCATGGGCGTGCGCCAAGCCGTCGAGCAGCGGGAACAGCCAGCCGCTGACACGCTCCTCCTCGAGCTTGGGCTTGCGCGCCAGAAAGTCCCCGAGGGTATTCGATGCCTCGTACACCATGCACAGGTAGACAGTGCCATTTTCTTGGAAGGCATCAGCGATGATGACCAGGTTCGGGTGCGGACGCGGGCGCGCCAATTCCTGCAGCATGCGGCTTTCCTGCAGGAACTTTTTGCGCAGATGCTCGAACTGTGCCTCCTTGCCTGGCAGCGGAGCCACCTGCCCATCGTCCGCGCGGGAGGCCAGATCGCGCGGCACAAACTCCTTGACGACATAGGTGGCGCCCAACAGGCTGTGATCGGCCAGATAGACCACACCAGAGCCACCGCCACCGAGATGCTCGCGTATCGTCAGCTCGCGCAACTGCGTGCCAGGCGCCAGCACCTTCCCCGAGGTATTTCGCCCCATCCCCTTCACCTGTGTCGAGATCATTCCGGGCCGCGACAATAGCATGAAAAAGCGTCGCCCGGGCACAGTAAAGCCGGCCGGTGCTCGCACCCCGCGCCCGCGAGAACTCCCGCGCGCTCAGGCCCGCACCAGCATGGGGCCACTGCGCAGTCGCACGCCCAGGCAGGCAAAAAACAGCAGGATGTTGATCACGCCAACCACCACGAAGGGCGCGCGCGGATCAACGGCGTCGAACAGATAGCCGCCCGCAAGCGTGATCAACAGAATGCCAATGGCACCGGAAATGTTGAAGGCTGCGAGGACTGAGCCACGTTTCTCGCGCGGTGCCTCCTGACCGATCAGCGACTGACCACCCAGAAACACGCTGATCTGCCCGATGCCGAGCAGGATATAGAAAATCAGTCCATGGCTGGCCAGTGGATCATCAAGCAGCAATAGGGACAGATTACCGATGGCCGCCAGTACCATGCAAAGCGCCAGCGCGCTGACGCGGTCGATACGGTCCATCAGCGGACCAAGAATGGGTGCCCAGACCAGCGCCGCGATCTGCGCGATGACAAAAATCAGGGTGCCGTTCTTCACCGCCTCGCCGGCATCCATGCCTGCTGCCTTGCCGGCCAGGGTGCCCCACAGAATGAGAAAGGTCGCATTCACCGACTGATCCCCGCGAGCGATAAAGGCCGCCAGATAGGCCACAGCCACGCGCGGACTGCGTGCCGCCGCAAAGCCGCTCTTGAACAGAGTGCTAACGGTCGGGCGTTCCTGCTGCAGAATCGGGATACCGGGCTTTAGCCCCAGCATCACCAGCACCGCGGCCAGCACGCACAGCCCCGCGACCATAAAATGCGTCAGCTGCCCGGCTTGATCGCCGCTGAAGCCCTTGGCGATCAGCGCCTCCGGCACAGCACCAAAACCCTGGTTGGTAAAGACAATGCCCAGTCCGCTCAGCACGCCGATCAGCGCGACCAGCTTGCCGCGCGAGGCCTCGGCAGGATAGTCCACCAGCACCGTCGACAGGGCGCCCGCCACAGCCACGACGCCAAGCCCGTAGATGACGCGATAGTAGTAAAGCTCCCCGACCGAGTGCGCCAGTGGATAGAGCACATAGGTCAGCCCCAGCAGCAGAAAACCGACGGCGTAGATCGACCGCCGGCCGATGCGGTCGATCAAAATGCCCGCCGGCAGGAAGCACAGCAGGGTGACGATTTCGGTCAGGAACACCAGATTGCCGCTGATGCCACCCTGCTCCGACTCGGGGATCCCCAGGTGCTCATTGAGGATATAGGTCTGGCCGATGGCGATGAAGGTCATCAGCCCAATGGACAGAAAGCCGACGCCAAGAAAACTCCAACCGTGACGCGGCAGCACACCGGGAGCGAGCTGAATGGGGCCGATGTGGTAGGTATGAAGGTCGTTCATCTGTGCAAAATCATCCATCAACTCGCGAAATCCGGGCGAAGCAGCAGCAAGAGTAACAGACTCGCCGCACCCAAAACGACAGCATAGAGCCGTTCGCCACCCAAGAGCGCATAAACAAAGCCCAGTACCATAGGCAACTCGCACACTGCCCAGGCGATGACCGAAAGTCCGATCTCACGGCCCGCATCCGACTCGGCATGCAACGAGCCAGCTGATCTCTTCGCTGCCGTGGCGCGCGCGATAGGGTCAGCGCGATTCTCCCCATCCCAGCGCGCGCGGGTCGTCAACCAGCGGCCGATCAGCAACGCCAGCGGCAGCGACACCAGTGCGGCGATCAGCAAGGGTTGCTGCACCCCAGGCACTGGCTCGACGGCAGCGAATCCGGGCAACACCCAGGCCAACACCGTCAACACCACGACAGAGTTGATCTGCGCCAACCACAGAATCAGCTGCCGCCGCGACGGGCTCAGGCTGTTTTTTGTCTTGTTCATCGCCAAATCTCCCCAAAATCAGCAAAAGAGTCGTTAACGAGTGGGACAACAACACAATCGCTGCATCGTTGCTGATTGCAACATGATCAGGTCGCAATATGATCAGGTCGTTACTTCATCAGCTCGCTATATCATCAGGAACGCATCATGGCCGCTGTCGATCAATTTCTCACCATGCTTGAGCGCGGGCAGGACTCCGCGCTGCTGCGCTTCAGCCTGGGCAACGAATATCTCAAGATGGATGCGCCGGAACAAGCCGCCGAGCATCTCGCCGAGGCCGTCGCGCAAGACCCAAGCTACTCCGCCGCTTGGAAACTCTACGGCAAGGCGCTTGCCGCGCTTGGTGAGTACCAGCGTGCCATCGAGGTACTCGACCAGGGCATTGCCCGGGCTGAAGAGAAAGGCGATGCCCAGGCCGTCAAGGAAATGCGCGTGTTCCGCAAGCGGGCCGCCGCGGCATTGTCGCAATAGCCTCCCGAGCAACCGCTGTTTCGTGGCCATTGCAGGCACCGCGCGCTCGCGGGTGAAATCGCCTCGAAACCCGTGCTGGCAATGTTAGAATCCCGCTTCGTAGCGACAAGTTGCACGCAAAATTCTGCCCACCACCGGCGCATGCAGACCAACAGAGCCTAAAGACCAAGAGCGCCTGCACGCCGCCAAAAGAGGAAAATCCATGTCGGCACTAATAATGATTCTTTTCTGGGTCACCGTTGGCATGTTCATCGGCTGGAATGTCCCACAGCCTGACTGGGCCAAACAGGCTCAACATCAGCTGATGCAACTGATTGCCCAGATTACCGGAAAAGACCAGCACAATGGCCCGCCACCGCCAGGCTCGCACTGACGGACGCCAACCGTTTCGCGCGATTTTCATCATCCCAGCCTGCAGGTGCAACCAAATTCGCCGCATCGCCCCAAGCCGCCGGCTCGCCTCGTCAGATTCTCGCTTAGTCACAGCTTGCTCAGTCAAATCTCGCCTGGCCACATGAAGACCATCACACCACCGCGCGCGTATCGCTTTTCACCATCCAAGGCGGCGATGCACGCGGGTCTTTTTCTGTTGTTTGCGTTCTCTCTTGCGGCCTGCGGCCAAAAAGGCGATCTCTATCTGCCCGACCCAAAACCTGCTAAGCCCGGGGCAGCCGTGACCGACGGCCAGTCCTCCGACCAAGCCCAGCAGTCGCAGCTAGACCCTGTTGGACCGACTGAGTCGGGCGAAAGCTTGCAGGACATCGACACAATCGAAGACGCCTCGTCAGACGGCGTCATTCCCGCACCCATGCCGGATATGTCCGGCAACTGATTCGCACACGATGGATTTTTTTGCCCGCCACGACGGCAAGCTCCATGCCGAAGACCTGCCCCTGCAGCAAATCGCCGAGCGCCATGGCACGCCCTGCTATGTCTACTCCCGCGCCACACTTGAGCGCCACTGGCGCGCGTTCGACGCCGCCTTCGGCGCGCATGATCATCTGATCTGCTTCGCGGTCAAGGCCAACTCCAACCTGGCGGTGCTCGACGTGCTGGCCCGCCTGGGCTCAGGCTTCGACATCGTCTCGGTCGGCGAGCTCGAGCGGGTGCTGGCCGCCGGCGGCGATCCGGCCAAGGTGGTGTTCTCCGGCGTCGGCAAGAGAGCCGATGAAATCGCCCGCGCGCTGCAAGTCGGCATCCATTGCTTCAATGTGGAATCGCCTGCAGAGCTCGAGCGCATCGCTGATATCGCCCACGGGCTAGGCCAGGTCGCGCCCGTGTCCCTGCGCGTCAACCCGGATGTCGACGCAGGCACCCATCCCTACATCGCCACCGGCTTAGCCGAGAACAAATTCGGCATCGACATCCATAATGCCGCGGCTCTGTATCAGCAGGCTGCGGCGCTGCCAGGCGTGCGCGTGGTCGGCATCGACTGCCACATTGGCTCCCAGCTCACTGAGCTCGGTCCTTTCGTCGCCGCGCTCGAGCGGGTGCTGGCCCTGGCCGATGAGCTGGAGCGCCTTGGTATCCCCATTGAGCATCTTGATCTTGGCGGCGGCCTGGGCGTGCGCTACACCGATGAGCGCCCGCCTCTGCCGGCGGATTATGTGACCGCACTGCTTGAGCATCTCGGCACCCGGCCCTATCGGATTCTGCTCGAGCCCGGTCGCGCCATCGCCGCCAATGCCGGCGTGCTGCTGACCCGGGTCGAGCACATTAAGCGCAACGGCGAGCGCCATTTTGCGATTGTCGATGCGGCGATGAACGATCTGATCCGCCCGGCGCTGTATCAGGCCGTGCAAGACATCGTGCCGGTGGTTGAGCGCCCAGGCGACGTACACGCATACGACCTGGTCGGCCCGGTGTGCGAGACTGGGGATTTCCTCGGCAAACAGCGCCGGATGGCACTGGCCGAGGGCGATCTGCTCGCCGTGCGCTCCAGTGGCGCCTATGGTTTTGTGATGAGCTCCAACTACAACAGCCGCCCGCGCGCGCCCGAGGTCATGGTCGACGGCGATCAGCTCCATCTTGTTCGCGCGCGCGAGAGCATTGCCGACCTGTTTGAGGGTGAGTCGCGTTTGCCGGCTGCCAGTGCCTTGGGTTAGCGCTTCATACTTTCGTCAGGGCTTCATAGATTGCCGCGTAGTCGGCCTCCGCCAATCCGGCGGCCATGCCGCGTTCGCAGGCGTTCTCAAGCGCTTGCGCTGGGGCGGTGTCGATGCCGGCGGGCCCGGCAACGGAGCGGAACAGCGCGATGTCCTTGCGCAGGTGCTTGAGGGGGAAATTGGGCGAGCTGTAGTCGTGACTGAGGTATTTATCGAGCTTTTTATCGAAGGTGGCGGCATAGAGCGCGCTGCCGCGCAGCAGCGACATGAACAGTTCTACATCGACGCCCTCGTGTCTGACCAGACCCAGGCTGAGGCTGAAAGTCGCTGTCAATCCGCTGATGAGCTGATTCATGGCGAGCTTGAGGGCGGCGGCCTGGCCAAGTTCGCCAATGTGCCGCGGCTGCTCGCAGAGCGCATGGAAGACCGGCTCGCAGCGGTGGAATAAGGCAGGGTCGCCGCCTGCCATCAGCAGCAGGTTTCCGCTGCGCGCCTCGGGCAGGCTGCCGAGCACGGGCGCTTCCAGATAGTCCCCGCCGCGTTCCGCCACGCGAGCGGCCAGACGCCGGCTTTCTTCCGGCCCGATGGTCCCCATCTGCACCACGCACTTGCCGGCGAGCTCAGGGACTGGGTCGGCATCGAGCAGGCTGGCCTCAATCGCCGCCGCATCGCTCAGCAGCAACAGGGTCAGGTCAGCTGCTGCGACGGCGGCTGCAGCGCTGGCGGCGGGCTCGATACCCTGCTCGGCCAGCGCCTCGGCTTTTGCTGCGGTGCGATTCCAGCCGGTGACGGTAAAGCCCTGAGACTTCAGCCGCAGCGCGATTTCCGCGCCCAGGAGTCCCAGGCCGAGGACGGCCAGGCGTGGCGATGTGTCTGCGCTCATGGTTACCTCACACTATAAATAAGAATTTCGCACATGCGCGTACCTGGCCGGCTTATAGTTGGCCCGCGCGCAACGCACTGATTACCTGTGCAGTATCCGGTCGCAAGCCGCGCCAGATCAGGAAGGATTCCGCCGCCTGCTCAACCAGCATGCCGAGACCGTCCAATGCACGCTTTGCGCCCTGCTCTCGCCCCCAGCGGCAGAAAGGTGTGAGCTCTGGCCCGTAGAACATGTCGTAGACCCAGCCTAGGTCGGCCAGACAGCGCGGCGGGAGCTCGGGCACTGTCCCTACCAAACCAGCGGACGTGGCGTTGATGATCAAATCGAACCGCTGCTCCCAGAGCGCGTTCAAACCACACCCGTTGACCCGCCCATGGTTGCGGACCGAATCCGCCAGTGCCACGGCCTTGTCGGGGGTGCGATTGGCAATGGTCAGCACGGCGATGCCGGTCTCCAGCAGCGGCAGCACAACGCCGCGCGCAGCGCCACCTGCGCCCACCAGGAGCACCGAACGCCCGGCGAAGGAGAAGCCATGATTGTCCGCCAGATCGCGCACCAGCCCAACCCCATCGGTATTGTCCCCGTGCAGCAGACCACCGTCGGAGACGCTCAGGGTATTGACGGCACGGGCCTCGCGCGCCCGTTCGCTCAGATCGTCAAGCAGCTCCCAGGCCAGTTCCTTAAAGGGGACCGTGACATTCAGACCACGACCACCGGCTGCCACGAAGGCACGCACATCCCCGGCGAAGTCCTCCGGGTCACCGAGAATCCGAGCGTATTCCATATCCTGGCAGGTCTGCTCGGCGAACGCCGCGTGAATGGCGGGCGATTTGCTGTGCGCGATCGGATTGCCAATCACGGCATAACGGTCTGTCATGTCCCCTCCATTGGGCTCGCCAGGGTCAGCCATTCAGCCAGATCGCGGCCTGCTTGGCGTAGTAGGTGAGAATGCCGTCGGCGCCGGCGCGTTTGATGCTGGTCAGCGCCTCCAGCACCACGGCTTGTTCATTGAGCCAGCCGTTCTGACTGGCGGCCTTGAGCATCGCGTACTCGCCGCTCACCTGGTAGACGAAGGTCGGCGCGCCGAAGTTGTCTTTCACCCGGCGGACGATATCGAGATATGGCATGCCGGGTTTGATCATCACCATGTCGGCGCCCTCAGCGAGATCAAGCGCCACCTCATGCAGTGCCTCGTCGGAATTGGCCGGGTCCATCTGATAGCTATACTTATCACCCCCACCAAGGTTGGCTGCTGAACCCACTGCATCCCGGAAGGGACCGTAGAAACTCGAGGCATACTTGGCGGAATAGGCTAGGATGCGCGCGTGAATGTGGCCGGCCGACTCCAAAGCCTGGCGCACCTCGCCAATGCGCCCGTCCATCATGTCCGACGGGGCGACGATGTCGGCACCAGCCTGGGCGTGGGAGACGGCCTGCTTGACCAGCACCTCCACGGTGGCGTCGTTCATCACATAGCCAGCGTCGTCGATCAGTCCGTCCTGACCATGAGTCGTGAAGGGGTCGAGCGCCACGTCCGTCACCACGCCAAGCTCGGGCACGGCGTCTTTTAGTGCCTTGACCGCGCGCTGCGCAAGCCCGTCCGGATTGAAGGCCTCGCGCGCATCGAGCGACTTGGCCCCCATGGGCGTGACCGGAAACAGCGCCATCGCCGGAATACCTAGCGCGGCGATCGCGCGCGCCTCCTCGACCAGCAGATCGATGCTGAGGCGCTCAACACCTGGCATGGATGGCACCGGCTCGCGCTCGCCGCGCCCTTCGAGCACGAACACGGGGTAGATGAAGTCATCGGGGGTCAGCACGGTCTCTCGCATCATGCGGCGGGAGAAATCATCGCGGCGCATGCGGCGCATGCGGGTGACGGGATAAGCGGCGCGAATGGGGGCAATATCAGGCATGGCGGCGAAAGCTCTCTCGAGTTGAGAATGAGACCGAAGCGATCAACGGACCGATAAGATACCGGAAGCGAAGTCCCGCTCCAACCGCAAAAACGCACGCCGATTTGAAGCAAATGCCCATTTGTGCGATTTTT
Above is a genomic segment from Thiorhodovibrio litoralis containing:
- a CDS encoding efflux RND transporter periplasmic adaptor subunit, with amino-acid sequence MFLSRIEPVTGLVLTSSARMTRVFLILWTPLLWGGTGGVAIAAQSPADSTAPSESRAEAQDDSLIEHARKHADPKYVCPMHPQIIKNEPGTCPICGMDLVEKWLDPMTGKHPEVSLASAVVQTLGVRTAAAERGTLWRYIRTLGRVTYDETRLAHVHPRAPGWIEALDLRAEGEPVKQGETLAELYAPQILSAQVDFLLSREGGGQRRISADKARNLLRLLAVPDDVIAAIERDGEPRNRVPIRAPMDGIVTHIAAREGMYVTEATEMFRVADLSRVWVMVDVYEHQIDWLKPGAAAEMRVPARPGRTWKGKVDYLYPELDPNTRTLRVRLIFDNPDLSLKPNMFADVEIFGGPKKEVLKIPAEALIMTGERESVVLALGDGRFQPVDVVTGMQRDGAVEILSGLEAGDRVVTSGQFLIDSESNLQASFQRLTGPEPDAEGAAAAGGHGAH
- a CDS encoding efflux RND transporter permease subunit, whose amino-acid sequence is MKAVIAWSLNNRFLVLLAALALTAWGLYSLARTPLDAIPDLSDVQVIVKTSFPGQAPRVVEEQVTYPITTTMLSVPGAKAVRGYSFFGDSYVYVIFEDGTDLYWARARVLEYLNQAAADLPDGVQPRLGPDATGVGWIYSYALVDRTGQHDLAELTSLQNWFLKFELQSLPGVAEVATVGGMVRQYQIVVDPEKLRGFGIPLRQVITAVQNANRDVGGSVLELAEAEYMVRTRGYLRSLEDIELIPVRTSPEGTPVLLRDIARVQIGPEMRRVVADLDGKGEITGGIIVMRSGENALATIEAVKNRLEALRASLPDGVEIVETYDRSGLILGAVDNLKTKLIEEFIVVALVCIAFLFHLRSALVVIISLPLGILAAFVIMQHQGINANIMSLGGIAIAIGAMVDAAIVMIENAHKHLERWEVAHGERPRGEDHWRVIGEAAAEVGPALFFSLLIITLSFLPVFTLQAQEGRLFSPLAFTKTYAMAAAAGLAVTLVPVLMGYLVRGRIPSETANPLNRGLIWLYRPGLRAVLRWPKLTIGVALLAVLSAAWPLKHIGTEFMPDLYEGDLMYMPTTLPGISIGKARQLLQQTDRLIASLPEVERVFGKIGRADTATDPAPLTMIETLIQLKPMSEWRDGMTLDKLIDELDATVDLPGVTNAWVMPIKTRIDMLATGIKTPVGVKIAGPDLSEIERIGTQVERAVMQVDGTTSAFSERVAGGRYIEIRPDRLAAARVGLNVSDINDLVAAAIGGINVSRSVEGLERYPINIRFPREQRDDLQKLRELPIVTPSGAQIPLEQVAEVVITDGAPMLKSENARLNGWTFVDIRGRDLGRWISEAKQVVAEQVALPPGYSLTWSGQYEYMQRAQERLTLVVPLTLLIIFVLLYLTFGRVSEALLVMLSLPFALVGGLWLIHLLDYNLSIAVAVGFIALAGVAVEFGVIMLVYLDNALADARRAGTLASEQDLKAAIEEGAVLRIRPKAMTVATIFAGLLPIMLQGGVGSEVMRPIAAPMVGGMVTAPLLSLFVLPAIYLLWRRAAVH
- a CDS encoding serine/threonine protein kinase, producing MGRNTSGKVLAPGTQLRELTIREHLGGGGSGVVYLADHSLLGATYVVKEFVPRDLASRADDGQVAPLPGKEAQFEHLRKKFLQESRMLQELARPRPHPNLVIIADAFQENGTVYLCMVYEASNTLGDFLARKPKLEEERVSGWLFPLLDGLAHAHARQIWHRDIKPSNILLRDDGSPLLIDFGAARWVHPDSEKTVIRQITPQFAAPEQVLHGEVGPWTDIYGMAATWYYALTGQPPMQRPLPDGWQTPLLDRCSEQFLNALGAGLELETAERPQSIAAWLKLFGVTPSTPAAAGLRAAKPVDIKPRSGSTWGMDTEAITQLDTAIGLDEGDAEMAPDMSQAKVGDQTFGPVSVPWEPQDENPRSGANSTHQPRPAWRGPILLALALVLLVASALGLFFLLKS
- a CDS encoding MFS transporter; amino-acid sequence: MNDLHTYHIGPIQLAPGVLPRHGWSFLGVGFLSIGLMTFIAIGQTYILNEHLGIPESEQGGISGNLVFLTEIVTLLCFLPAGILIDRIGRRSIYAVGFLLLGLTYVLYPLAHSVGELYYYRVIYGLGVVAVAGALSTVLVDYPAEASRGKLVALIGVLSGLGIVFTNQGFGAVPEALIAKGFSGDQAGQLTHFMVAGLCVLAAVLVMLGLKPGIPILQQERPTVSTLFKSGFAAARSPRVAVAYLAAFIARGDQSVNATFLILWGTLAGKAAGMDAGEAVKNGTLIFVIAQIAALVWAPILGPLMDRIDRVSALALCMVLAAIGNLSLLLLDDPLASHGLIFYILLGIGQISVFLGGQSLIGQEAPREKRGSVLAAFNISGAIGILLITLAGGYLFDAVDPRAPFVVVGVINILLFFACLGVRLRSGPMLVRA
- a CDS encoding tetratricopeptide repeat protein, with translation MAAVDQFLTMLERGQDSALLRFSLGNEYLKMDAPEQAAEHLAEAVAQDPSYSAAWKLYGKALAALGEYQRAIEVLDQGIARAEEKGDAQAVKEMRVFRKRAAAALSQ